CTTAGTTGCCGGGTTATTTCAGAGTCCCATACCCACTGACGTCGTCTTTCATCAAAACGTAGTCTGTTCTCCTTTATCCATCCCTCCAGCAAGAGACGAACCGAGCCAGGATTACCACCTGTCTGATCGTGGACAGACCGCGCCAGAAGTTGAATGCGACCGGATTTCTCATATAGAGCATCAGAGATCAGCTGCCTCACATCCTCATAAGCCAGCGGTGGCAGAGTCACTTGTTCCTCTGGATTGGCACGGCATCTATAGGTTAACCAAGCCAGCAAATCCTCTTGATCAAAATTCGCTACATCCCCCGTGGAAGTGATCAACTCCTCCGTACGATAAGCCCCTATTAGGAATAACCCATGCGCTTTTTGTGATAATGCAAGTTCACGAATTACCTCTTGTGTACCATTGTCGACCCACTGCAGATTGTCCATAAATAAAACAAACGGTGGCTTGCATTCAGCCATACAACAGATCAAGTCGGGCAGAAGTTCTTCAAACCGTTCCCAGACCTTCGCATCGTCCGAGATATGTGCTACCTTCGCATCGTTGTCGAACAACAGCTTGGCCTCAGGCCAGCAGGATACGATTACCTGCATTTCTGGACCGAAACCGGCTTGTAGTTTGGCTTTCAGACGTGTAATGATTTCAATCGGCTCACTCCACAGTTGATAGACCCATTCCCGCATTCCCTGAAGGATCGGCCCACATCGAATATTTTTTTGGGAAAGTTCCACTTTCATAGCGATCATCCGGCCACCATGTCGAACGACGTTTTGTTCGATTCTATGGACAAGCGCCGTTTTACCCGTTCCTTCTTTGCCTATCACCCAACGAAAGGCATTCATTCCTTGAAAAGCCTGCTCCAGCCCAGCCTCCATTTGCACCACTTCGGCACTACGTCCATACCACGATTCGGATAGGGAAAGCGTACGGATTTTATCTAAACGTCCCACTTCCAATGGCTTAAACGCTCCATCGTTATCCATCATCATATTCTGATACAATTTCAGATCTTCAAGCACCCCATATATACTCTGATAACGCTCCACCTGTGATTTGGCAAGTAATTTCATCAGTATAGCTTGCAGTGTTTCGTCTAAACTCGGTCGAATATCGGATAAAGATTGAGGTACCTTGCGGGTATGTACGGTACTCCAGTCTTCATCATTGTCAGCATGAAAAGGCAAATGTCCGGTTAACAACTCATAGAGAATAACCCCTAATGCGTAAAGATCACTGCGTTCATTCGGCACCAGATTGAATCGTGCAAATTGCTCGGGAGAACGATAAGCTGCATGACTTTCCGTATGCCAGGATACTTGAGCTGTTTTCCCCTCCCACTGTACGCTGATATGGTCAGGGCTAAGGTATCCAATTATCCTATTCCGCTCGTGTTCACGATGCACCATTTCTGCAAGTATAATAGACAGTTCAATGAACACCGTCAACTCTAAAGGGGACTGCGTTATGTACTCTCTTAAAATCTTAATAATGATGCACACCTATCTGAGTTATATTTGCGTTTCGTGAAAAGGATATTTTTGAATTTAATAATAATTTCGGCTGGATGAGATCGATTTATAAACCTAAAATAATCTTAATCCATGATGCATTTAGAGTCTAGCCACCGATATATATGCTATATATTTGCGAATGGCAAATGGTGGAATAAATAACCGCAAATATAAGTCGTTTTTTTCCTCTACGCATATATGCAGAAATAGAGATGAGCTGCGGCTTAAGAATAGCTGTCTCTATAAATTAAATCATCTTGTACAGAATGAAAAAATAAAGAGCACCTGATTAGGTGCTCTCTAGTAACCACTATTGCGTTGCAAGTAAATCCTCTACATTGACGTTGGAAGCGGCTTGAATATCGCCATACGTCCAGAACCATTCGGCAACGTCGTTCCACTTAATGGTACTTCCCTCAATTGGCTCGCGACCTAGAAGCTTATTTAGAATAACAACGGCCTCTGCTCTTGTTAAAGGTGAATTAGGATCTTACGCTTATTTATCCTGATCCGTCCTACAGTGCAGGTGTAAAGATAAGAAGTCTTACTTAATTACGCCTCAAATCTCGGTAATCGGTACAATTTTTTGTCCAGCTTTGTATCGGAGACATTAAAGATGCTGAGCTCCTTCATTCGCTAATGTGGAGGCACAAAAAAGAACTACTTTATTCACAAAAATGACTGTGCCGAAACTAGCCAATAACACTCATCTAATTTAGCTATTATCTATGGTAATCTGCTTTTATCACGCGCGTTGATTTCCATCATCTAACTGTTTAAATAGTCATCTAATCCGAAATGACACAATGTTCTTGTCCTGCGACATTTTACTACATACCGAAGCTTTCAAGATCCCCATCACAGAGCCCACTAGTAAACTTTTCAACCAAAGTTATATTTAGCATAGTTTTACTAGTGCGTCTCTGATCAAACCATCGCAGTAAAAAAGAAGGATTCTGTCGAAGTGTTAACGTTTTGCACGGTAACGCAATCCATCTACAAGAAGAGAAACAATATTTTTCGCATGCGCTATATCACCGTTGTCTACTCCCGTACAGAGACTTGCTACCGCCCACAACAATTCATCTGGTGTAATATTGGCACGTACTTCATCTGCAGCTGTTGCTGTTTCAATCAAAGTCTTCAGAGCTGGACTTAATTCCTCTACAAAACAAAGTGGACGCACTGATCGAAGCCGAATAGCAGCAGCTGGACATTCCTTCGGTGGCCAAACGGCGGGCAATCTCTTGGGATTGCGAGTCCTCGACCCAGAAACTAAGAAGGACGTGGACCTGTTTGACTCGCGCATCAAAGCGGGCGTGCTGTTTGCCACCGCTGGACAAGGTGGCGACAGCCTGACGACGTTCGCGGCCGAGAATATGCCGCACTTGAACGTGAGCTTCACGCACATGATCACACCCACACTTGTGATCGTCGGGGACCAGGACTATACCCCGCAAAAGTATCAGTTGACCGTCCGCGGCCCGGAATGGATGTCCGACCCCTACTTCTTAAGCCCAGGGGCCGAGAGCCTGCTCACCCTATTCGGTGCAGAACACTCACTTGGCGGAATCCCGGGTTATGAAGTTACGGAAACAACAGATGAAAATCCAGAACATGTCGCCTTAATTCAGCTGGTCTCATGGGCTTATCTTTGTCATGCGCTTTGCTCCTTTACCCACCTCTCACTGGTAAAGGAACTTTTACGTCTATAATCAAAGGACAATTTACAGTGAGGGAGGTATGAAATCATTTCTTTCTGAATCCCATATGTGCAGCAAAATTTGATCCATATATGATCAAGTTGGTGTTGGCCGCAATAATCGTTATATTGCGTCCTACAAGACTTACAAAATCAAGATAATCATCTAATAGGTAATCGGAATATGTTCTTGTCCATTTCGGCAATCGGTACAAGTTCACGTCCTCGGCTCGGGACACGAACTTGTACCGATCACATAAAAAAGCCGCTAAAATAGCGACTTCAATGGGACCATGTTTTAGTCCCTCGACAACAAAGACTGAATTTTTTTAAAGTTCCCTACTTTCATGCAATTATGCCCTTTAGTCTTTATTTAACTGAGCAGAGTTAGAACTTGATCTGTTGGTCCCCTTTCTTGCAGTACAATTTTATTTATTATCCTCAAATTTATGTGGCTCTTTAACAAAACTTTTTAAAATAAATCCACACGTTATACAAATTACATGAGTAACATCTGATCCTAATGTTAGCATCTTTTTCATAGGATATACCCTAGCTTCGCCGTGCGACTTGCCCTCCCCTAATTTTGTTCCTCCACATTCAGGACAACATTCTTCGTTTCTCATCTCGAACCTCCTTCAATGAAATTAATCTTATCATTGCTTCTATATAGACCATATGTAACTTTCTATTATCAACGTAAAGCCTATTTTTTTGTAAAAGGCTATTAGATCAACGTGTGAAATCGTATCATCTGAAACTATACCATCAGTAATATGAGTCACACCTTCTTTAATACCGATTTCAATTAGACTGTCACGAAACAAAGGAACTACCTTGAAAAATGTGCTACAACCCAACGGATCGCTACTATTTCTATAGGCGTCAGTTAGTACTCCTGCAAGGTTATCCCCTTCCTTCTTCAAAATAGAAAATTAACTTATAGCAGCTTGCTAAGCGGTAATAAGGCATGATGCATATGTCCTGCCATATGGTATTGGTATTTACGAACTTCTAAACGAAGATACTTCAGTCGTATAAGAGACACCCGTTAATTCCCAGAATTCTTGCCCATCTAGTTGATAACCAATATAACATGGATCTCCAAGTTGTATCTTAGTTACATTTTCTGACGGAATTACTACGTAAGAATTATCTTTTGTTTCTTTCGAAAACGAATCCATTATATGCACACTCCTTGTTTGATTAATGAAACTATCATTTTATTCTTTTATTAATGTGGCTGAAAGGGTTCTTTTTTTTATTGTTTGGTAACTTTGTGTCATTGTACATCTGCATTATATCTATAAATGAATTAACAGACAAAATAACGATTAGATAAACGCCTATCGCAATGAGAACATGTTCTTGTCCCGCGACATAAACAGCTCCCTTTCTTTCACTTCTGTGTTTTATTTTGCATACCTCGGTCCGTCCTGTTGCAAACTTTATGCCGTGTTCTTTATCTGATAAGCCACAGACACAGAAATGTCTGGGCTGGAGGATGAAAAAAGAAGCTGCAACAAAAGGTCCGAGTAACGCCAAACCTCTTGATGCAGCTTCTTTTGTATTTCAACTCGCTTTGCACAGCGAATTCATAATCACTTTAAGCCTTGCGAAGCATTTGTCTCTCGCTTAGCTGTGAAAGCATATCCTTCGTCATGGCCTTCAGGTCGTAGCGGGGATGAAATCCCCATTCTGTTTTCGCTGCCGTCGCATCAATGGAATGCGGCCAGCTATCGGCAATCGCCTGTCTCTTCGGATCAACGTCATAATCGAGGATAAAGCCGGGAAACTCATCCCGAATCGCTGCAGCGATCGCCTCCGGATCCACGCTCATTGCGGTGACATTAAATGAATTTCGGTGCATTAACCGGGAAGAATCCGCTTCCATCAATTCGATGATAGCGTTCAGGGCATCCGGCATATACATCATGTCCATGTTTGTGTCCTTGGCGATATAAGATGTATACCGGCCAGCCGTCACGGCTGCGTAATAAATTTCCACGGCGTAATCCGTCGTTCCTCCGCCGGGAGGCGTCATATAAGATATCAAACCCGGGAATCGCAGCCCCCTAGTATCCAGGCCGTATTTGTGAAAATAATAATCACAAAGTAGTTCGCCGGACACTTTGTTCACGCCGTACATCGTATTTGGGCCTCTGGATCGTATCCTGCGGGGTATTGACTTTCGGAGTCGAAGGACCAAAAGATCCAATGGAGCTTGGAGTGAAAAATTGACAGCCGAGCTCCCTGGATACTTCAAGTGCATTCATCAATCCGCCCATATTCAAATTCCAGGCAAGCAGCGGTTTCTCCTCTGCGGTAGCCGACAGCAGCGCAGCCAAATGGATGACGGTATCCACTTCGTACCGCTTGGCGATTTCGAACATCGCCTTATCATTCGTCACGTCCAGCAGCTCGAATGGCCCGGATCGGGTAATTTCGTGGGCAGATGACTTGAGATCCGTAGCAACGACGTGATCCGCACCATAAATTTCACGTAATTTAACAACTAACTCAGAACCGATTTGGCCCAGTGCTCCGGTCACCAAAATCTTGTTCATAAGACATTCCTCCCGAAATATACTCCCGCGAATGCAGCTAAATCAGCTTCATTTCCTTGCCAACTTTCTCATAAACAGAGATCACCTGGTCGAGCATCTCCTTGGTATGGGCAGCTGTCGGCATGTTGCGTATTCTTCCGGTTCCTTTCGGAACCGTCGGAAACACGATTGCCTTGGCGTAAACGCCTTCTTCATAGAGCCGTTTGCTGAACTGTTGGGTGGTTACTTCATCGCCAATGATACAAGGTGTGATCGGCGTTTCGCTTTGGCCTACATCATATCCAAACCGGCTCAAGCCGTTTTTCAAATCATTGCCGTTCTCCCACAGCTTCTCGATCAGCTCTTTGTCATTCATCAAAATGTCGACAGAAGCGCTGCAAGCAGCGATTGCAGCCGGAGGTAGCGATGTCGAGAACAGAAACGGACGGCTTCTCAGCTTCAACCATTCAATCAGTTGCTTTTTACCCGCCACATAACCGCCGACAACGCCGATCGCCTTGGAAAGAGTACCAATTTGAAAGTCAATGCGGTCGGACAATCCAAAATGCTTCACGGTTCCCGCACCCGCTCCGAGAACGCCCGAACCGTGGGCATCATCCACATAAGTAATCAGATCGAATTCTTCAGCTATTTTCACGATTTCGGGCAGCTTTGCTATATCACCATCCATGGAGAAAACCCCATCCGTGATGACCATAATTTTATGGTACTGACCGGATTCCTTGGCCTCTTTCGCCTTTTGTCTTAAATCATTCATATCCGAGTGCTTAAAGCGAATCACCTTGGCTCTCGACAGGCGGCAGCCATCAATAATTGAAGCGTGGTTCAGCTCATCGGATAAAATCGCATCATGCTGGTCCATTACCGCGGATATAGCAGCCATATTGCAGTTAAATCCCGATTGATACACGATAACAGCTTCCGTTTTTTTGAAACGGGCCAGTTTTTCTTCAAGCTCAATATGAAGATCCATCGTACCATTAATTGTTCTCACAGCCCCTGCGCCTGCCCCGTATGTCTGCGACGCCTTAACTGAAGCATCAATCAGGCGGTAATCTGTTGCCAGTCCCAAATAGTTATTGGAAGACAAATTGATTAGGGACTTTCCGTCGATACGAATAACAGGACCATTTGCACCCTGCAGCGTATCGATGACGTTATATAGACCTTTAGTCTTTAGATCTTCGATGTTCGAACTTAAAAATTGGTCCAAGGCTTGACTTGACATCCCATTCCCTCCTCGATATACGTATGTCCTCGTACAGGAGACATAAGAATCCTCCAAAAAAACCTGTTTTAAAAGGGATTAAACTAATTTCAATGTATCATCTTTTTTATTTATTGTACACATGTGGCGGACAAAAAATAAAAATATCCGCACAAAAATATAGCGCGTTCTAAATAAGATCCTCCACCACTACTTAGACATTTATCTAATCAGAAATCGGATCATGTTCTTGTCCATTACGGTAATCGGTATAAGATCTTGTCCCTCGACACGCAATAAACTTTTTCATTTTCTTCTTTCATCGTAGGTATTAGGCCAAAATGATTTTATACTATTTATATACTAGCCAGCTTTCATGTTAAACTATCCTGCCCGTTAGTTTAACTTCGCCCTCGATTTGCGCATCTACTTTATTTCTCATTCTAAATATGGAATGGCAAACTCCGACCTGATGTTATCCTGATGGACCTGTACATGCTAATAATGGACGGCATTGAAGCCAGTCGCTTCATATCGGAAGCGTATCCGGATACACGAATCATCATTTTGACCAGTTTTTCCGACCGCAGTCATATTGTACCGGCCCTTCAGGCAGGGGTTATAGGGAGGGGGAGTCTTAAGAGGCGTTCCAAACGCAGCATGATGATCCTTGTTTGCGACTTTAGTAATAAATAAAACGACCGTTCCCCGGTAAAATCTGAGAAACGGTCGCAGCTTAAATAATTTTGAATAAAAATTTATATCTTGGCCACGTAATATATTTAATCTCAGTAACACCATAATTTCATTAGAATATCTCAAAATATCGTTTTTTTGCTTAACAAGAAAAGATTTCACTATTTAAAGATTTCAAGTGGATTTGATTTTAATAACAGCTCATACTTTTTCTGTAATCCCCACAACTTCATTTAACCAAAGGATCTTTTCCATATCGCTCATTATCTTTAATCACTCAAAAGAGATCACCACTCTCACTTAGATTTTCATTAAATCGGAAAGATAAATAACCTTAGCACTGTAGTTCTTTTTAGGACTCTTGACAACTTTCTTCCAGCCCCACTCATTTACATACCCTAACTCTTTAATTTTCTGGGCAGTCTCTTTAAATGGTATAATATCCCTTGTGAGGTGATTTGATGAACAAGATTTTAGCGATCTCGATTTTGGGAATGGGTTTAACAGGTGCTGTTTTAATCATCTCAATTGCTCTGTTGTTTAACCCTCCAATAGGAAATGTGTTGAAGATGGTTACTGCTGCTTCAACATTATCTTTTATTATATTTGCTGTTTCGGCTTTGGTATTTCGTCGGCGATTAGATAATGAAAAAAGAGAGTAATATATTTATACTTCCTCGATTTAGGACGAATGATTCCCAGTAGCAATCCTAACAATGTTTCTACTCAAGAAAAAAAGCATCTCCTTCAGGAGATGCCTTTTTTCTGCTTATCTTCAGAAAATAATGAAATATATCTCCTCCAACATGCATTCTCCCCTACAAGCACCCATGCCAGAAAATAGAATCTTCTGTTTTAAGATATATAGAGTTTGTTTCTATTGAGCTGTGTCCGGCTCTAACCTCAAATATCTTACTAATGTCCTTGATCATCTCATCAATCTGATCGATTCGCCTAACATTCTCCGATTCATTTTCTTCAAGCTCTCTGGAACGTTTCACGTTAGCGTAACGATGGATCAATACTTTTCGAGTTCCTTCTCTAAATCATTTAGTAGCACTTGAATCTCAAGAACTGCAGAATCATCTCTGTTCCAAAAGATCGACAGCTTATGCTGATCCTCCACCATATTGGGAAACCAGTCACTAATGAACTCGTCTAATGAGATACAATGTGCTTTATAATTTAACCATTCTTCATAAGCACAGTACTCTGCAAACTCTTTCCTAGGCCAGAATGAAATAAGCAATCTCTCTTTATCATCTGAAGACATTGCCCAACCGTCATCATACAACCCCCAAATTTCTTCTGAATCAGTAACCTTCTTTATAGAATATTCATATCGAATATTCGCAGGGAGTTTAATAACAGCTTCAAACTCTTTCGAGGTTATCGAATTCATTTGCGGCCTCCTTGTTAGAACTTTAAATTAAATATACCACGCTAACCTGCCCGTTAGCTTAATGAATTAGCAGGCAGAGATCGAATAGATATACTTCTAATCGGCAATCGGATCATGTTCTTGTACATTACGGTAATCGGTACAAGTTCTTTCCAAGTTCCCTACCCTCCTCCTGTTTTATTGGAAATTCTATATTAATATGATGCAAAATATCTGACAGAGCATTGCCTAATCTGTACTGATTAATAGACTCATTATTTGAAAGAATGAAGATACATGTATCTTCATCAAAGTAATACTGAACATAAGTGCTTATCCCAAGGTGATCTCCTCCATGGGAGTACCGATCGAAATTCATCTCCGAAATTATAAATAAACAACCTCATTTATGTTGCTCTTTAGAAAAATCCATCATCAAATAAGAATAACTAAAAGAGTCCGCCTAATAATTAGGTGGACTCTTACTCCTATTTCCCGTATAACTTTTGGGAAGTGATTCTTTTTTGAGTAACTACTGATAAATACAGACTGGTTATTGAGTATAAAAATGC
This window of the Paenibacillus marchantiae genome carries:
- a CDS encoding SbtR family transcriptional regulator, which translates into the protein MRPLCFVEELSPALKTLIETATAADEVRANITPDELLWAVASLCTGVDNGDIAHAKNIVSLLVDGLRYRAKR
- a CDS encoding DUF2750 domain-containing protein, translating into MNSITSKEFEAVIKLPANIRYEYSIKKVTDSEEIWGLYDDGWAMSSDDKERLLISFWPRKEFAEYCAYEEWLNYKAHCISLDEFISDWFPNMVEDQHKLSIFWNRDDSAVLEIQVLLNDLEKELEKY
- a CDS encoding response regulator, whose protein sequence is MDGIEASRFISEAYPDTRIIILTSFSDRSHIVPALQAGVIGRGSLKRRSKRSMMILVCDFSNK
- a CDS encoding glycine C-acetyltransferase; the encoded protein is MSSQALDQFLSSNIEDLKTKGLYNVIDTLQGANGPVIRIDGKSLINLSSNNYLGLATDYRLIDASVKASQTYGAGAGAVRTINGTMDLHIELEEKLARFKKTEAVIVYQSGFNCNMAAISAVMDQHDAILSDELNHASIIDGCRLSRAKVIRFKHSDMNDLRQKAKEAKESGQYHKIMVITDGVFSMDGDIAKLPEIVKIAEEFDLITYVDDAHGSGVLGAGAGTVKHFGLSDRIDFQIGTLSKAIGVVGGYVAGKKQLIEWLKLRSRPFLFSTSLPPAAIAACSASVDILMNDKELIEKLWENGNDLKNGLSRFGYDVGQSETPITPCIIGDEVTTQQFSKRLYEEGVYAKAIVFPTVPKGTGRIRNMPTAAHTKEMLDQVISVYEKVGKEMKLI